The Aspergillus nidulans FGSC A4 chromosome VII nucleotide sequence CGTCCTCCCTGCGCCTTCCCTGCTGTTTCGTGCGGCTGATACTATTATTCATCCCATTTTCTAGGTCCTCCAAGACCGCCTCCGCACCGAAGTCCTCCAATCGACGGGCAAGACTATCCATCAACTCCCCTACCTGACTTCCCTCCTCTACGAAGTCCTTCGACTGTACCCCCCAGTAACCGAAGTGCTCAACCACACTGTATCCCGGCCCACAGCGCTCGGTGGGAAGGTCACCATTCACCCAGGCACCTGGCTAGGTTGGAACGCCTACGGTGTACACACTAACCCGGCCATATGGGGTCCCGACGCATTGGAAGTTAGGCCTGAGCGCTGGGGTGACACTGTAAAGGATATCCAAGCCAGCTTTAGGCTGCAGAGTACGAAGGGGAACTATATCCCGTTCTCGCTGCATGCAAGGAAGTGCCTTGGACAGAGTCTGGTGCTTACCGAAGTCAAGCTGTTGATGTTTGAGATGGTGAGACAGCTTAAGTGGGTTGTTGACCCGACGTATAAGCTCAATCTGGGCGGGGTGAGTAGActattttttcttttccggAGTTTGATCTATTTTCAGCTTCCAtttgttttgctttttctgagAGAGTTGTGCTCTGTATTGACCGAGATATGCAGGTTACGTTTACGATGCTGCTAGGGTTGCGGCTGATcgtggaggagctggaactgGATAGCCGAGACACTGTCGCGGATGAGAAATCCCAGATGCATACTTGAGGACCCAGCCATACTAAACGCCCCATTGAGTCCGATATGGCTCTGTGTAGATCATACAGTGATCTGATGTGCTTGTGCTTATGCCTTCGCAATAGGCTCCACGAAGTAAGGCGGCTTGATCACGAATATTatggtgatgatgcttgAGCGGGCCGAGAGCGGGATGCAGAGGGCTTGGATATGCTTTGGAAAATGGTAAAAAGAGGATTGGCTGGCACGAGGAACTAACTAACGACCAAATAAATCGCGTTCCATCTGGTCTGAGATTGTAAATGTTGGCAAATCTCATATCATTAGGCTTTCTGCACCTGAAGCGTGTAATCAACACGAGGCGCTTGccacaggctatggcctggatcttggttgtcggccatgccctcaacctggttctaaataaggtttctgcaacatcagtgtacagcttcggaaattgcggcctcgaagcttaggaaaagAGATCCGTTCTCATAAccttggaaaagggatccgccgccatacaggtccgggaagtcagaaaggttgataaaggaaggagagatatctgcgcttctatcttttgtttctttctctaagcttgtgatactcgtttatacaggacagccagttgagaataatactgcctacgcccgttacagcGCTGATTGATATATCTACCGGGCATGCCCAGTTATCCATCTAGTGTTACTATGTATATCGAGCTACAGCGAGAGGAACGTCATCGGTCTCGAAGCTAGGTCCGCAAACTGCAAGGACTTTCGCTTTATTTCTTCTCTAAGCTGTAAATCGAATACTTAACCTGGGCCCAGATAACCCGGGATCGGGATATAGTCATGTACTAAGCGCTAGGTGACAGGTCCAGGTACGGTTCAATCGAGACCGGGGCAGGGAAATCTCCAACAGGCTCAAATAGCGATGTCAGATATGCAAGTGCCTGGTACAGTGCGAAGTGACCAAAATTGGGATTAATGATGACTGCAGAAGTACATCCTAGCCCATTACACTGCATGTAAATTGGTATCTACGTAAGGCAGATCTCCTAGCTCCGTAAATTCTCATCGAAATGGCTCTTCCGGTGAGATTGTGAGATAGGGCGCGCGGCGCATCGCTTACGTTGCCATTGATAATAAATTTGCTGCAAAGAGCCTGGTGATCCATAGTGATTCGACGTGTCGACGGCACGATGATGGATGGTGGAAGTGGTAGAGCAGTGGTTCGTCTACGGCAAGTAGTACAAAGTTTGATGGCCTTTGAGTGCGTAATGGCGctgaataataataataataatagtagtagtagtagtagtagtagtagtagtattGCTACTTCGTTCGGCTGTTGCCATCCGGTGCATAAAACCAGCAGGGCTGCACTTCGCTGGGAGAAAACCCCTTGTCCATTTATCCACCTTCGATATGTAAATATATCGCCAGATAGCGATTTTCGGAAAGGCAAGGCCTGGGAGTCTTGGATCAGCCTGTTCACAAGCTGGAACTGGCCAACTACATCACACCTTAGCTACCACTTGACAGgtctctccactcctccacAACAAAGACCCAATCAAGGTCTATCACTTCATGGTTATATTTCCTTTATCCTAGCCTCGAGTTCTATATCGGGGCTACCAAAAAGCCGGCGGGGTTCTCGGCCTTGTCTGGAGCTTGCGCAGACTGCTATTTATACGCTGGGACGAGAGTATCATATAAAAAGGCCGCAAGGCCTACCTTGCCAGTGCCGAGTTGTACAGAGTTTTGGGCTTTGCGTTGCATTATAAATTTTCACCAGTCAGTCAAGCAGCATAAATAGACTTTGAAATCCATCATCGCGCTCACTCCGGGCTGTTACACATGATCCCAGCCTGATACTACACCACCGATACTCCCTACAGATACC carries:
- a CDS encoding uncharacterized protein (transcript_id=CADANIAT00009345): MDHQALCSKFIINGNCNGLGCTSAVIINPNFGHFALYQALAYLTSLFEPVGDFPAPVSIEPYLDLSPSA